The Triticum aestivum cultivar Chinese Spring chromosome 4B, IWGSC CS RefSeq v2.1, whole genome shotgun sequence sequence GGGGGGNNNNNNNNNNNNNNNNNNNNNNNNNNNNNNNNNNNNNNNNNNNNNNNNNNNNNNNNNNNNNNNNNNNNNNNNNNNNNNNNNNNNNNNNNNNNNNNNNNNNNNNNNNNNNNNNNNNNNNNNNNNNNNNNNNNNNNNNNNNNNNNNNNNNNNNNNNNNNNNNNNNNNNNNNNNNNNNNNNNNNNNNNNNNNNNNNNNNNNNNNNNNNNNNNNNNNNNNNNNNNNNNNNNNNNNNNNNNNNNNNNNNNNNNNNNNNNNNNNNNNNNNNNNNNNNNNNNNNNNNNNNNNNNNNNNNNNNNNNNNNNNNNNNNNNNNNNNNNNNNNNNNNNNNNNNNNNNNNNNNNNNNNNNNNNNNNNNNNNNNNNNNNNNNNNNNNNNNNNNNNNNNNNNNNNNNNNNNNNNNNNNNNNNNNNNNNNNNNNNNNNNNNNNNNNNNNNNNNNNNNNNNNNNNNNNNNNNNNNNNNNNNNNNNNNNNNNNNNNNNNNNNNNNNNNNNNNNNNNNNNNNNNNNNNNNNNNNNNNNNNNNNNNNNNNNNNNNNNNNNNNNNNNNNNNNNNNNNNNNNNNNNNNNNNNNNNNNNNNNNNNNNNNNNNNNNNNNNNNNNNNNNNNNNNNNNNNNNNNNNNNNNNNNNNNNNNNNNNNNNNNNNNNNNNNNNNNNNNNNNNNNNNNNNNNNNNNNNNNNNNNNNNNNNNNNNNNNNNNNNNNNNNNNNNNNNNNNNNNNNNNNNNNNNNNNNNNNNNNNNNNNNNNNNNNNNNNNNNNNNNNNNNNNNNNNNNNNNNNNNNNNNNNNGGGGGGGGGGTAATAATCCTTTCTTTTCTATATTTTTTCATGTTTTCTATATGTATGTTCGAGCTGATTTTTGGAACCTGGTCTCTGGTGAGCCCAGTTTCTATAAATTAGTAAAAATCGTATTTCTAGTTCTCAACTTAAGGCAAACAAAAATAATGCTCGTAAGTTTTTTGATAAACGAGTCACTTCATTGATTTCCATTCAAGCAACCGTCAATAAAGCTTACATTAGTTTTGAACTAAAAGGAAGCTAAAACATTACATACGGGAATCATAAATTACTTATTTCATGAAACAGAAAGCGAGAGACAAGAACTACGACTCATGCAACCAACTTTTGCACATACGACTTCCATATTTCAATCATGAGCACAATCGGACTCCAACCATCGCATTCATCACATTTGAACCAAAAAAACATATAACATCACATCATTATCATAAAAAATGATATTGTCAATTATCCAGAAGGTAGATATACATTCACTCATTACAGACACACAAATGGCATGATGTACGTTCCATTTATTTTATAGATTAAGATGCATATCTAGGAACTCAGCCATGTCCTTAATTTGTGCACTGATCTTTCAAGTAATTAACAAAGGTCTGACTTAGTTGTGGTTGTTCTCCCAGAACTGGGCCTGGAGCCAGTCTATTGTATTCTTTTCCACCTGAAACGCCTTGGCAAGAACATCATCGGATATTTGTGGGTCTGACCCAAACACCGCATTGGCAATTGTGATAGCCCCTGGGTTCTGGCTGCTAAGCGCAGCAATTGCAACGGCGGGTTTGTGGGGGTTGGGGTTGAATTGGAAGTGGATGAGCCCCACGGGGAAGACAAACACATCACCTTTGTTGAGCACCTTGGAGAGGAACTTGTTTCTGTTTGGGGCGGGCTGGTTGGATGTGACAAAGCCAACGTACAGTGTCCCCTCAAGCACCGTGAGGATCTCAGTGGCGCGAGGGTGCGTATGTGGTGGGTTCTGGCCCAAGGGAGCATAGTCGATGCGCGCAATTGAGATGCCGAGGGTGTTGAGTCCAGCAATCTGCATGACGTTGATCAAAGTGACGTTGGATCCAACCTTGTTGGTCACCCTAGGCTTGTCGAGGGCGGCTGCCTTGAAGAAGTCATCAGCGTTGACCTCCACTGGGTTCTTGCACACAAACCCATTGACACGTACTGGTGCATAGAAGAGATTTATAATGTAAGCTTAGGTATTAATAGAAAGTGGTTTGAACATGCATATAATTTTCAGAAATTCATTGCAACATATATATTTGGTGGTGGCAGGACGGGAAAGCATGAAGGAAGCAGTACCTGGTGAATTCATGTCGGCGACACAGAAGTCCTGGAGAGGGCCAGGGTCGGAGGCAACAGCCTGCCATGAGACCAAGGCAAGAAGAGCGgcgaggagaaggaaggaaggggacgaCGCCATTCGATTTGAGCTTCTTTCGCTCTTCTTTTCTCTTGTTTTCCTGTGTGTGAGTGATGGTTTGAGTATGCAGGGGAAGCATGTGTTTATATAGGCGCAACGAGCAGTGTGAACTTGTGGGCAATGGACATAGTCAAGTGGAAAGGAGCAACCCATAGAAATGGTCTCTGGCTAGTGAGACTACTGGTTATTTTGCATAAACTTTTGAGACATGGTCAGCCATACTCAAATCCAGGAAAAGTTCTGTGCATCATCAAGTTCACTTTTAGTATGCCTAAGGGACATATTTCCCCTTTAATAATTTATAAATAAAGAAGCAAATTGAGCTACTCCATCTGGGACTAGATATGAGTAACAGTCTGGATTGTGTCAACTATGCCTGGTCAAATTTGAAATCAGGGCACGTCAATCCATGCATGAGTGCACCTAACACAACTATTATATGTAGCAGCCCCTGTTATGATCAAGTCAATCAGATATATATATCATGCCTGGTCAAATTTCTCTCCAAGTGGTTGAGTACTTGCAGCAAgaagcgacgacgacgacgacgacgacacggCGATGGAGAGCAGGAACTTATCATCTAATCTTAACAAGAGTGGTTGACATCTTCTTGCAAAGTGTTTTCATCATGCATGACCAGTTCGGTGCATAAATCTAGCTAACAATCTAGTCCTGGCTAAGGAAGGTTCATGATCAGTTTTGTCATGGATGATCAGGTCCATGCATGTTACAACAACAGACATGGCAGCCTTCTCTGGTTTACTCCAACAGGAAGGAGAACCGGAAGCTAcctacagcgaggaggaggaggaggaggagcggacgCGCTGCTGGCGGGTGTAGTCCCagatggcgatggcggc is a genomic window containing:
- the LOC123093974 gene encoding germin-like protein 8-11; this encodes MASSPSFLLLAALLALVSWQAVASDPGPLQDFCVADMNSPVRVNGFVCKNPVEVNADDFFKAAALDKPRVTNKVGSNVTLINVMQIAGLNTLGISIARIDYAPLGQNPPHTHPRATEILTVLEGTLYVGFVTSNQPAPNRNKFLSKVLNKGDVFVFPVGLIHFQFNPNPHKPAVAIAALSSQNPGAITIANAVFGSDPQISDDVLAKAFQVEKNTIDWLQAQFWENNHN